From the Paludisphaera mucosa genome, one window contains:
- a CDS encoding peptide chain release factor family protein, translated as MSGHPAALDPDRLAAECDFRTTRRSGPGGQNRNKVETAVILTHRPTGTVAEASERRSQGENRREALFRLRLRLALEIRTPAATAPSPRWASRLRGGRIVVSPEHDDFPALLAEALDVLAGRDDDVKEAAAALGCSSTQLVKLLAAEPRALGEVNARRGLRGLHPLR; from the coding sequence ATGAGCGGCCATCCCGCGGCTCTCGACCCCGACCGGCTCGCCGCCGAGTGCGACTTCCGGACGACCCGGCGCTCGGGGCCCGGCGGGCAGAACCGCAACAAGGTCGAGACGGCCGTCATCCTGACCCACCGGCCGACCGGGACCGTGGCCGAGGCCTCCGAGCGCCGTTCCCAGGGCGAGAACCGCCGCGAGGCCCTCTTCCGGCTCCGACTCCGGCTGGCGCTGGAGATCCGCACGCCCGCCGCGACCGCGCCGAGCCCGCGCTGGGCGTCCCGCCTGCGGGGAGGGCGGATCGTCGTCAGCCCCGAGCACGACGACTTCCCCGCGCTCCTGGCCGAGGCCCTCGACGTCCTGGCCGGCCGCGACGACGATGTGAAGGAGGCCGCCGCGGCCCTCGGCTGCTCGTCGACCCAGCTCGTCAAGCTGCTCGCCGCCGAGCCCCGGGCGCTCGGCGAAGTCAACGCCCGGCGGGGCCTGCGGGGGCTGCACCCGTTGCGTTAA
- a CDS encoding CHAD domain-containing protein translates to MSSPANPSVPEAPRPDDDRERTGPDDPASKAIVASLRTAIERIQIADPAARGGEPEGVHRLRTSARRLRSELQAFGKLLDAEWRDHLAAELRWLGGAIGEVRDLDVLRERFEKGESEADRLALKPLFDWLEGRRTKGGRTMRRTLTGERFKKLLAELEKAADDPPVGERAGKPCRKILPPLVVKAWKRLRSDADGLAADSPDVAFHEIRKRAKRARYTTELVASALGPKPEKRARRIINLARKIQDVLGEHQDAVVALTEVETFVALGRQDEAFHESVEGLLARLRRAADESRDLFLDELAPKLAKKKNQGRLENHD, encoded by the coding sequence ATGAGCTCCCCAGCGAATCCCAGCGTCCCCGAGGCCCCTCGACCCGACGACGACCGCGAGCGGACGGGCCCCGACGATCCTGCTTCGAAGGCGATCGTCGCGTCTTTAAGGACGGCGATCGAGCGGATCCAAATCGCCGACCCCGCCGCGCGCGGGGGCGAGCCGGAAGGCGTGCATCGGCTGCGCACATCGGCCCGCCGGCTCCGCAGCGAGCTGCAGGCCTTCGGGAAGCTGCTGGACGCCGAGTGGCGCGACCACCTGGCGGCCGAGCTGCGATGGCTCGGCGGCGCGATCGGCGAGGTCCGCGACCTGGACGTCCTCCGCGAACGCTTCGAGAAGGGCGAGTCCGAGGCCGACCGCCTGGCGCTCAAGCCCCTCTTCGACTGGTTGGAAGGGCGGCGGACGAAGGGGGGCCGGACGATGCGCCGGACCCTGACGGGCGAACGGTTCAAGAAGCTGCTCGCCGAGCTTGAGAAGGCCGCCGACGACCCGCCGGTCGGCGAGCGGGCCGGCAAGCCCTGCCGCAAGATCCTGCCGCCGCTCGTGGTGAAAGCGTGGAAGCGGCTGCGGAGCGACGCCGACGGCCTCGCGGCCGACAGCCCCGACGTGGCCTTCCACGAGATCCGCAAGCGGGCCAAGCGGGCGCGTTACACCACCGAGCTGGTCGCCTCCGCCCTGGGCCCGAAGCCCGAGAAGCGCGCCAGGCGGATCATCAACCTGGCGCGCAAGATCCAGGACGTCCTCGGCGAACATCAAGACGCCGTCGTCGCGCTCACCGAGGTCGAGACGTTCGTGGCCCTGGGCCGCCAGGACGAGGCCTTCCACGAGTCCGTCGAGGGCCTGCTCGCCCGCCTCCGCCGCGCGGCCGACGAATCCCGCGACCTCTTCCTCGATGAACTCGCCCCCAAGCTCGCCAAGAAGAAGAACCAGGGACGGCTCGAAAACCACGACTGA